In a single window of the Nakaseomyces glabratus chromosome B, complete sequence genome:
- the POL31 gene encoding DNA-directed DNA polymerase delta subunit POL31 (CAGL0B03707g~Ortholog(s) have DNA-directed DNA polymerase activity and role in DNA strand elongation involved in DNA replication, DNA synthesis involved in UV-damage excision repair, premeiotic DNA replication), with protein sequence MDSLLEKFNSKRTSTHEKPLQRARINEDFEQDNAFALDFDKRDYSPQYHFLYQYRLTVLKNRIREQCYKKWDAGFQLNGKEVVEKKNVLDIQGKEPCWCIGTIYREMKYKPNVLEEVMNDTYGTVDINPESYTDPDGTDEIMLEDESGRLILVGDMIAETPFITGTVIGVLGMEADAGTFQVLDLCYPKALPQEPMPAATSKGKIALVSGINISTTAQERVIKLQLLQEYLMGRLGNEEAVAQIGRLLICGDSIDFNPSSEDPGALVNKLDEFGKFLGNTLQSISIDIMPGANDPSDRTLPQQPLHKALFRENLGQYFDKVNANLLNLVTNPYVFSINGLELLTTAGQNITDICKYVIPAKSDTESTTNVSTDDTDAKCAKTTEHILDLMECTLKWQNIAPTAPDTLWCYPYKDRDPFILNKWPHVYIVGNQPYFGTRKVSLDGVEVVMISVPTFSETGQIVLLDLEDLSTEVVTIGSI encoded by the coding sequence ATGGACTCACTGCTGGAGAAGTTTAACAGCAAGCGCACAAGCACGCACGAAAAGCCCCTCCAAAGAGCCCGCATCAATGAGGACTTCGAGCAAGACAACGCCTTCGCGCTGGACTTCGACAAGAGGGATTACTCCCCGCAGTACCACTTCCTGTACCAGTACAGACTGACCGTGCTCAAGAACCGCATCAGGGAGCAGTGCTATAAGAAATGGGACGCCGGGTTCCAATTGAACGGTAAAGAGGTCGTCgagaagaaaaatgtcCTCGATATACAGGGCAAAGAGCCCTGCTGGTGCATTGGTACCATATACAGAGAGATGAAGTATAAGCCCAACGTCCTGGAAGAGGTCATGAACGACACTTACGGCACAGTCGACATAAACCCTGAGAGTTACACAGACCCCGACGGAACAGACGAGATAATGTTGGAAGACGAAAGTGGTAGACTGATCCTAGTAGGCGATATGATTGCAGAGACACCGTTCATTACCGGCACTGTGATAGGTGTTCTGGGTATGGAAGCTGATGCGGGTACTTTCCAGGTGCTTGACCTATGTTACCCGAAAGCCCTTCCACAGGAGCCTATGCCAGCCGCTACGTCGAAGGGTAAAATTGCCCTTGTCTCCGGTATAAACATCTCCACAACAGCACAAGAACGTGTGATAAAGCTGCAACTGTTGCAAGAGTACCTGATGGGTAGGCTAGGTAACGAAGAAGCTGTCGCTCAGATTGGTAGGTTATTGATCTGCGGTGATTCCATAGATTTTAACCCCAGCTCCGAAGACCCTGGGGCGTTAGTGAACAAACTAGATGAATTCGGCAAGTTTTTGGGGAACACTTTACAATCTATATCAATTGACATTATGCCTGGTGCCAACGACCCCAGCGATAGGACACTTCCGCAACAACCATTGCATAAAGCATTATTCCGTGAAAATCTGGGCCAGTATTTTGATAAAGTGAATGCTAACTTGTTGAATCTGGTGACGAATCCGTATGTGTTTAGTATTAATGGCCTGGAGTTACTCACCACTGCGGGACAGAACATCACAGATATTTGCAAGTACGTCATACCTGCAAAGTCGGACACGGAGTCCACTACAAACGTCTCTACAGATGACACGGATGCCAAGTGTGCCAAGACCACAGAGCATATATTAGACTTGATGGAGTGTACGTTGAAATGGCAGAACATTGCACCCACAGCTCCAGACACCTTGTGGTGTTATCCTTACAAAGACAGAGATCCATTTATTCTGAATAAATGGCCTCACGTGTACATAGTCGGCAATCAGCCATACTTTGGTACCAGGAAAGTGAGCTTGGACGGTGTCGAAGTAGTTATGATATCAGTGCCTACATTCAGCGAAACAGGTCAGATAGTGCTCTTGGATCTCGAAGACTTGAGCACGGAAGTAGTAACGATAGGTAGTATTTAG
- the SUI2 gene encoding translation initiation factor eIF2 subunit alpha (CAGL0B03795g~Ortholog(s) have role in formation of translation preinitiation complex, mitotic G1 DNA damage checkpoint): protein MSINHCRFYENKYPDVDDVVMVNVQQIAEMGAYVKLLEYDNIEGMILLSELSRRRIRSIQKLIRVGKNDVAVVLRVDKEKGYIDLSKRRVSSEDIIKCEEKYQKSKTVHSILRYCAEKFQIPLEDLYKTIAWPLSRKFGHAYEAFKLSIIDETVWEGIEPPSQDILNELKTYISKRLTPQAVKIRADVEVSCFSYEGIDAIKEALKSAEDMSTEQMQIKVKLVAAPLYVLTTQALDKQIGIDLLGKAIDKINEVISKYGGVCNITMPPKAVTATEDAELQALLESKEQDNRSDSEDEDNSDYE from the coding sequence ATGTCTATTAACCACTGCAGATTCTATGAGAACAAGTACCCAGATGTTGACGATGTTGTCATGGTCAATGTCCAGCAAATTGCTGAGATGGGTGCTTATGTGAAGCTATTGGAGTACGATAACATTGAAGGTATGATTCTACTGAGTGAGTTGTCTCGTAGACGTATTAGATCCATCCAGAAGTTGATCCGTGTTGGTAAGAACGATGTTGCTGTGGTGTTACGTGTTGACAAGGAGAAAGGTTACATCGATCTATCAAAGCGTCGTGTGTCTTCCGAGGATATCATCAAGTGTGAAGAGAAATACCAAAAGTCCAAGACTGTGCACTCTATCTTGAGATACTGTGCCGAAAAGTTTCAAATCCCATTGGAAGATCTGTATAAGACTATCGCATGGCCATTGAGTCGAAAGTTTGGCCACGCTTACGAAGCATTTAAACTATCTATCATTGACGAAACCGTATGGGAAGGTATCGAGCCACCATCTCAGGATATCTTGAATGAGTTGAAGACCTACATTTCCAAGAGATTGACTCCACAAGCCGTCAAAATCAGAGCTGATGTCGAAGTCTCCTGTTTCAGTTACGAAGGTATCGATGCCATCAAGGAAGCTCTAAAATCCGCAGAAGATATGTCTACAGAACAGATGCAAATCAAGGTTAAACTGGTTGCTGCACCACTTTACGTTCTAACCACTCAAGCTCTAGACAAGCAGATTGGTATCGACCTTCTAGGTAAAGCCATCGACAAAATCAACGAAGTTATTAGCAAATACGGTGGTGTTTGTAACATCACCATGCCACCAAAGGCTGTCACCGCTACTGAAGACGCTGAATTGCAAGCTCTTCTAGAAAGTAAAGAACAAGACAACAGATCCGACTCTGAAGATGAGGATAACTCTGATTACGAGTAA
- a CDS encoding uncharacterized protein (CAGL0B03685g~Putative flavodoxin) — MKVAIITYSTYGHIDNLARAVKKGVESAGGQADLYRVEETLSKEILAQMNAPEKASDIPVATENILTEYDAFLFGVPTRFGTLPAQWSSFWDKTGGLWAQGALNGKVGGFFVSTSSYGGGQEATVKHCLSYLAHHGIIYVPLGYKNAFAELANIEEVHGGSPWGAGTLAGADGSRTASELELRIAQIQGKTFYETAIKFAPTSSAMMDDKMMKDDKMMKDDKMMKDDKMKSGKKAAMKDDKMMKDDKMKDDKMKDDKMKEKDSKFSCCTVM; from the coding sequence ATGAAGGTTGCTATTATCACTTACTCCACTTATGGTCACATCGACAACTTGGCTAGAGCTGTCAAGAAGGGTGTTGAGTCCGCCGGCGGTCAGGCAGACCTGTACAGAGTCGAGGAGACTTTGTCCAAGGAGATCCTAGCACAGATGAACGCCCCTGAAAAGGCTTCCGATATCCCAGTAGCAACTGAGAACATCCTCACTGAATACGACGCTTTCTTGTTCGGTGTTCCAACCAGGTTCGGTACTTTGCCAGCCCAATGGTCCTCCTTCTGGGACAAGACCGGTGGTCTGTGGGCCCAAGGTGCTTTGAACGGTAAGGTCGGTGGTTTCTTCGTCTCCACCTCCAGTTACGGTGGTGGTCAAGAAGCCACTGTCAAGCACTGTTTGTCCTACTTGGCTCACCACGGTATCATCTACGTGCCATTGGGTTACAAGAACGCCTTCGCCGAGTTGGCCAACATCGAAGAAGTCCACGGTGGCTCCCCATGGGGTGCCGGTACCTTGGCTGGCGCTGACGGTTCCAGAACCGCCTCTGAATTGGAATTGAGAATCGCCCAAATCCAAGGTAAGACCTTCTACGAAACCGCTATCAAGTTCGCTCCAACCTCGTCTGCCATGATGGACGACAAGATGATGAAGGACGATAAGATGATGAAGGATGACAAGATGATGAAGGACGACAAGATGAAGTCCGGTAAGAAGGCCGCCATGAAGGACGACAAGATGATGAAGGACGACAAGATGAAGGATGACAAGATGAAGGACGACAAGATGAAGGAGAAGGACAGCAAGTTCTCTTGTTGTACTGTTATGTAA
- a CDS encoding uncharacterized protein (CAGL0B03663g~Ortholog(s) have citrate (Si)-synthase activity and mitochondrion, peroxisome localization) translates to MPNLSHQWESVSLKEAYARNLPAQAERLKRFKSEFGSTVIGEVTVEQALGGMRGVTGLVWEGSVLDPEEGIKFRGLTIDEVRVSLGVAGEREPQPEALFWLLLTGQIPNEDQVAQLSRELAARGELPGHVETLLDTLPRDLHPMAQLSIAVTALEGESHFARAYLAGVPRGELWEHTYEDALNLIAKLPAIAGRIYHNVFGGAQGAQGQGTQGAFVLDPQADYSENLCRALGVQPDGETEDFHNLMRLYLTIHADHEGGNVSAHTTHLVGSALSSPYLSFAAGLDGLAGPLHGRANQEVLEWLLVLKGELVREGKTVTDREAIRQYLWRTLNSGKVVPGYGHAVLRKTDPRFLAQREFGRTRFPGDELYQLVSTVYEVAPQVLKEHGKTRNPYPNVDAHSGVLLTHYGLDQPSFYTVLFGISRCFGVMAQLITDRALGAPIERPKSLSTDRYIELATRHHNKL, encoded by the coding sequence ATGCCCAATTTATCACATCAATGGGAGAGCGTCTCGCTCAAGGAAGCCTATGCCCGCAACCTGCCAGCGCAGGCCGAGCGACTCAAGCGGTTCAAGAGCGAGTTTGGCAGCACGGTGATCGGCGAGGTGACCGTCGAGCAGGCGCTTGGCGGTATGCGCGGTGTCACGGGCCTTGTGTGGGAGGGCTCCGTGCTGGACCCTGAAGAAGGCATCAAGTTTAGAGGCCTCACTATCGACGAGGTACGTGTGTCGCTGGGAGTGGCAGGTGAGCGGGAGCCGCAGCCCGAGGCGCTGTTCTGGCTGTTGCTCACGGGCCAGATCCCCAACGAGGACCAGGTGGCGCAGCTGTCGCGCGAGCTGGCAGCGCGCGGGGAGCTACCGGGGCATGTGGAGACGCTGCTGGACACTCTTCCACGTGACCTGCACCCTATGGCGCAGCTGAGTATAGCGGTTACTGCCCTGGAAGGGGAGTCGCACTTTGCGCGGGCGTACCTGGCTGGTGTTCCGCGCGGGGAGCTGTGGGAGCACACCTACGAGGACGCGCTGAACCTTATTGCGAAGCTGCCTGCGATCGCTGGGCGCATCTACCACAATGTGTTTGGCGGTGCGCAAGGCGCCCAAGGGCAAGGCACGCAAGGTGCGTTCGTGCTGGACCCGCAGGCGGACTACAGTGAGAACCTGTGCCGGGCGCTCGGGGTGCAGCCCGACGGGGAGACGGAGGACTTCCACAACCTGATGAGGCTGTACCTGACCATCCACGCGGACCACGAGGGCGGCAACGTCAGCGCACATACGACGCACCTGGTGGGCAGCGCGCTGTCGTCGCCTTACCTGAGCTTCGCCGCCGGCCTGGACGGGCTTGCGGGTCCCCTGCACGGCCGCGCGAACCAGGAAGTGCTGGAGTGGCTGCTGGTGTTGAAGGGCGAGCTGGTGCGCGAGGGCAAGACCGTGACGGACCGCGAGGCCATCCGCCAGTACCTGTGGAGAACACTAAACTCCGGGAAGGTAGTCCCTGGGTACGGCCACGCTGTGCTCAGGAAGACGGACCCCAGGTTCCTGGCACAGCGCGAGTTCGGGCGCACGCGGTTCCCGGGGGACGAGCTGTACCAGCTGGTCTCGACGGTCTACGAGGTGGCCCCGCAGGTGCTCAAGGAGCACGGCAAGACGCGCAACCCATACCCTAACGTAGACGCGCACTCCGGGGTCCTGCTCACGCACTACGGACTAGACCAGCCCAGCTTCTACACAGTGTTGTTCGGCATCTCGCGGTGCTTCGGGGTCATGGCACAGCTCATCACCGACCGCGCGCTGGGTGCGCCCATCGAGAGGCCCAAGTCCCTGTCCACCGACAGGTACATCGAGCTGGCCACCCGCCACCACAACAAGCTGTGA
- the HIP1 gene encoding histidine permease (CAGL0B03773g~Has domain(s) with predicted role in amino acid transport, transmembrane transport and integral component of membrane, membrane localization), with protein sequence MPKNPLKKQYWTEVIDGFHSPDRTDSANDRSSSPDNFELSSVNSPVRVNVSSSGNDDILKGDTKEYPRDVKATPEAASYVEDINNTNLNKDLSVRHLLTLAVGGAIGTGLFVNSGASLTTGGPASLVIGWVIVSTCLFTVINSLGELAAAFPVVGGFNVYITRFIEPSFAFAINLNYLAQWLVLLPLELVAASITIRYWNDKINSDAWVAIFYTAIALANMLDVKSFGETEFILSMVKILAIIGFGILGIVLTCGGGPHGGYIGGKYWHNPGAFVGHSAGSQFKGLCSVFVTAAFSYSGIEMTAVSAAESRNPKETIPKAAKRTFWLITVSYVGILTLIGCLVPYNDPRLLNGSSSVDAAASPLVIAIENGGIKGLPSLMNAIILIAIVSVANSAVYACSRCMVSMAHIGNLPKFLSKVDKRGRPLNAILLTLFFGLLSFIAASDKQEEVFTWLSALSGLSTIFCWMAINLSLIRFRDAMKAQGRSLDEMPFLSQSGTWGAWYGVIVLFLVLVASFWTSLFPVGSSTASAKSFFEGYLSLPILIACYVGHKLWKRDWRLLVPLMEMDLDSGRRVLDAETREEELRVEREYLANASFFTRFLHIWC encoded by the coding sequence ATGCCTAAAAATCCGCTGAAAAAGCAGTATTGGACTGAAGTTATCGATGGCTTCCACAGTCCCGACAGAACAGACAGTGCCAATGACAGAAGCTCAAGCCCAGACAACTTTGAGTTGAGTTCTGTCAACTCACCAGTACGAGTGAACGTCAGCTCTAGTGGTAATGATGATATACTGAAAGGAGATACAAAGGAGTACCCTCGTGATGTCAAAGCGACACCTGAAGCTGCATCATATGTCGAGGATATTAACAACACTAACTTGAACAAAGACCTGAGTGTGCGTCACTTGCTGACACTTGCTGTTGGTGGTGCCATTGGTACAGGTTTGTTCGTCAACTCCGGTGCTTCTCTTACAACTGGTGGGCCTGCATCTCTAGTCATCGGCTGGGTCATTGTTTCTACTTGTCTGTTTACAGTTATCAACTCTTTGGGTGAACTGGCGGCTGCATTCCCAGTTGTTGGTGGTTTCAACGTCTACATCACCAGATTCATAGAACCATCGTTCGCATTTGCCATCAATCTAAACTACTTGGCCCAATGGTTAGTGTTACTGCCTCTAGAACTGGTGGCTGCATCCATTACTATTAGATATTGGAATGACAAGATCAACTCTGACGCCTGGGTTGCCATCTTCTACACTGCTATCGCCCTTGCAAACATGCTTGACGTGAAATCCTTTGGTGAGACCGAATTCATTCTATCCATGGTCAAGATCCTAGCTATCATCGGTTTTGGTATCCTGGGTATCGTATTGAcctgtggtggtggtccacACGGTGGATACATTGGTGGTAAGTACTGGCATAACCCTGGTGCCTTTGTTGGCCACAGCGCTGGCTCTCAGTTTAAGGGTCTATGTTCCGTCTTCGTTACCGCTGCATTCTCATATTCCGGTATTGAAATGACAGCCGTCTCTGCTGCTGAAAGTAGAAACCCTAAGGAGACTATCCCAAAGGCCGCTAAGAGGACTTTCTGGTTGATCACAGTATCCTATGTTGGTATTTTGACTCTAATTGGCTGTTTGGTCCCATACAACGATCCAAGACTGCTAAACGGTAGCAGTTCCGTCGATGCCGCCGCTTCACCATTAGTCATCGCAATTGAGAACGGTGGTATCAAGGGTCTTCCTTCTTTGATGAATGCCATTATCTTGATCGCCATCGTCAGTGTCGCCAATAGTGCTGTCTACGCTTGTTCTCGTTGTATGGTTTCCATGGCTCACATTGGCAACTTACCAAAATTCTTGAGTAAAGTTGACAAGCGTGGTAGACCATTGAACGCTATTCTATTGACCTTGTTTTTCGGTCTACTGTCCTTCATTGCTGCGAGTGACAAGCAAGAAGAAGTATTCACTTGGTTGAGTGCTCTATCCGGTTTGTCTACTATTTTCTGCTGGATGGCCATCAACTTGTCGCTAATTAGATTCAGGGATGCCATGAAGGCTCAAGGTAGATCTCTAGACGAGATGCCATTCCTTTCACAATCAGGTACTTGGGGTGCATGGTATGGTGTCATCGTGCTATTCTTGGTTCTAGTAGCATCGTTTTGGACCTCGCTATTCCCAGTGGGTTCCTCCACCGCAAGTGCAAAATCATTTTTCGAAGGCTATCTATCTCTACCTATCCTAATTGCGTGCTACGTAGGACACAAGCTATGGAAGAGAGACTGGAGATTACTAGTGCCACTAATGGAAATGGACTTAGATTCCGGTAGAAGAGTGCTAGACGCAGAGACCAGAGAGGAAGAGTTGCGTGTAGAGAGAGAATACTTGGCCAATGCCTCTTTCTTTACCCGTTTCTTGCACATCTGGTGTTAA
- the CIN8 gene encoding kinesin motor protein CIN8 (CAGL0B03641g~Ortholog(s) have ATP-dependent microtubule motor activity, minus-end-directed, ATP-dependent microtubule motor activity, plus-end-directed activity), with amino-acid sequence MVVTTEAVTSRSERDAEPVQEPLVEKLATEELNILVAVRCRGRNEREIKAKSSVVVDVPDNGVTNEVSINTTDDVGIAAKMNSKTYTVDKVFGPSASQKLVYEEIAEPLFQDFIKGYNCTILVYGMTSTGKTYTMTGDEKLHNGELGDAAGIIPRVLFELFDTLEANKDDYLVKCSFVELYNEELKDLLDSTNTATNSDNKKLRIFDSNVNGTSASGSSSRSSSRNNSPRSAPDNSRAQMLRRKLGRHNTTGNSKISNNNHNKFSRFKQTSQESTRAHASNNHQNVHIPNNNSNNTNQQQSPIDQSASIYIQNLEEFHITSAMEGLQLLQKGLKQRQVASTKMNDFSSRSHSIFTITLYKEQNGELFRVSKMNLVDLAGSENISRSGAMNQRAKEAGSINQSLLTLGRVINSLADKSEHIPFRESKLTRLLQDSLGGNTKTALIATISPAKMTSEETCSTLEYASKAKNIKNKPQLGAFIMKDILVRSITSELAKIKSDLLSTKSKEGVYMSHEHYKDLHYDIECYKTELEESKRAIESLTAQNAMLQQERLSLKDDNACYKANIASLKDNVVTLQSSLKEQITKETNIRSLLKDVQGANEEMKKTIHLFEFKQQELQQSISTFISDEISNIRDTLKKHIEYLQNNGDLKDTEISGNLMRLEKEVVKVIKAAEEEASKSYGECVKMMLKETPRLFESVSGRLDNISKLAEENHSKIAETLSDVSEEYNNLKQYLTNNFFKNNHEELLSHHVQNTYAQLEENSAQLMQNFTMMLDKHIQENKRHMLENILGVTDEVINNELQMFGEQRAKWEKSSALINQCDSVNHSFHQALGSNLVEIRDVVSSSRDNIGATISSIQSRTRNRQSIEEMIQGNDVIRQQITRIKQKNKSLSLFKEHSTETATTSIGSVNKVEGNLKVIMDKVLNDPQLSRGKAEVPDEELHRLEKIPLGITNKENVVDLQHRYPALQEKRKPEDEVLLQAKLQRRNPD; translated from the coding sequence ATGGTGGTAACCACTGAAGCCGTAACGTCCCGGAGTGAGCGCGATGCGGAGCCAGTACAGGAGCCCTTGGTAGAGAAATTGGCCACTGAGGAGCTTAATATACTTGTGGCTGTCAGATGTAGAGGCAGAAATGAGCGTGAGATTAAGGCAAAGAGCTCGGTGGTCGTTGACGTGCCGGACAATGGAGTAACTAATGAAGTTTCGATAAATACTACCGATGATGTTGGAATTGCAGCAAAGATGAACTCTAAGACCTATACAGTGGATAAAGTATTTGGTCCCAGCGCCTCTCAGAAATTGGTATATGAAGAGATTGCAGAACCGTTATTTCAGGACTTTATTAAGGGTTATAACTGTACTATACTGGTTTATGGTATGACATCAACAGGTAAAACATACACAATGACTGGTGATGAAAAATTACATAACGGAGAGCTAGGTGATGCAGCAGGTATAATACCCAGGGTATTGTTTGAACTTTTTGACACACTGGAAGCTAATAAGGATGATTACCTAGTTAAATGCTCTTTTGTGGAATTATATAACGAGGAACTGAAAGACTTATTAGACTCCACGAATACTGCCACGAATtctgataataaaaaacttAGGATATTTGATTCTAACGTGAACGGTACTTCAGCAAGTGGTTCAAGTAGCCGATCGAGCTCGAGAAATAACTCCCCAAGATCAGCTCCTGATAATTCCAGAGCGCAGATGCTGCGAAGGAAACTGGGTCGCCACAACACTACCGGAAATAGCAAAATATCCAATAATAACCATAATAAGTTCAGTAGGTTCAAGCAAACCTCTCAAGAGTCCACTAGAGCTCATGCTTCAAACAATCATCAAAACGTTCATATTCCTAATAATAATTCCAATAATACTAATCAACAGCAGTCACCCATTGATCAGTCCGCTAGTATCTACATTCAGAATCTAGAAGAATTTCATATCACTTCTGCTATGGAAGGTCTACAATTACTTCAAAAGGGTTTAAAGCAAAGGCAAGTAGCTTCCACTAAAATGAACGACTTCTCGAGTCGATCACATTCTATTTTTACCATTACACTTTATAAAGAACAGAATGGGGAACTATTTAGGGTATCCAAGATGAATTTAGTTGATCTGGCTGGTTCAGAGAATATAAGTAGGTCTGGTGCAATGAATCAAAGAGCCAAAGAGGCGGGCTCGATAAACCAGAGTTTACTAACATTAGGAAGAGTGATAAATTCACTGGCGGATAAAAGTGAGCATATTCCATTTAGAGAGTCTAAGCTGACAAGACTGCTGCAGGACTCCCTGGGAGGGAATACCAAAACAGCATTAATTGCCACTATATCTCCTGCAAAAATGACATCTGAAGAGACTTGTAGTACATTAGAGTATGCATCGAAGGccaaaaatatcaaaaataaaccCCAACTGGGTGCATTCATAATGAAAGACATCCTGGTACGATCCATCACTTCTGAGTTGGCAAAGATCAAGTCAGATTTGTTATCCACTAAATCCAAAGAAGGTGTATACATGAGTCACGAGCATTATAAGGATCTGCACTACGATATTGAGTGTTATAAAACCGAACTTGAAGAGAGTAAAAGAGCAATTGAGTCGCTAACTGCACAAAACGCGATGTTACAACAAGAGAGGCTATCCTTGAAGGATGATAATGCCTGTTATAAAGCTAATATTGCAAGTTTAAAGGATAATGTGGTGACATTGCAATCTAGTTTGAAAGAGCAGATCACAAAGGAGACGAATATTAGAAGTTTGTTGAAGGATGTTCAAGGTGCTAACGaagaaatgaagaaaacgatacatttatttgaatttaaGCAACAGGAACTACAGCAAAGTATCTCTACCTTTATCAGCGATGAAATTTCCAATATTCGAGACACTCTGAAGAAGCATATCGAATACCTGCAGAATAACGGTGACTTGAAGGATACAGAAATCAGCGGTAATCTAATGCGGCTCGAGAAAGAAGTTGTCAAAGTTATCAAAGCTGCTGAGGAAGAAGCTAGTAAGTCATACGGGGAATGCGTCAAGATGATGCTGAAAGAAACGCCGAGACTGTTTGAGAGTGTGTCAGGGCGGCTGGACAATATCAGTAAGCTAGCTGAGGAGAACCACTCTAAGATTGCAGAGACGTTATCAGATGTAAGTGAAGAGTACAACAACTTGAAGCAATACTTGACTaacaacttcttcaagaacaaTCATGAAGAGCTGCTGTCGCACCATGTTCAAAACACGTATGCGCAACTAGAAGAGAACTCGGCACAACTGATGCAGAACTTCACGATGATGCTGGACAAGCACATTCAAGAGAACAAGAGGCATATGTTGGAGAATATACTGGGGGTCACTGACGAGGTTATTAATAATGAATTACAAATGTTTGGGGAGCAACGGGCCAAATGGGAGAAATCCTCAGCACTTATCAATCAATGTGATTCTGTTAACCACAGCTTCCACCAGGCGTTGGGCTCTAACCTTGTAGAGATCAGGGACGTGGTGTCCAGTTCCCGTGACAATATTGGCGCAACTATATCTTCTATCCAGTCGCGGACCAGGAACAGGCAATCCATCGAGGAGATGATCCAAGGCAATGACGTAATCAGACAGCAAATAACCAGGATCAAGCAGAAAAACAAGTCGTTGTCTTTATTCAAGGAGCACTCTACAGAGACAGCTACTACATCAATAGGCAGCGTAAACAAAGTAGAAGGCAACTTGAAAGTGATAATGGACAAAGTGCTGAATGACCCGCAGTTGTCCCGGGGCAAGGCTGAAGTTCCCGACGAAGAGCTGCATAGGCTTGAGAAGATACCACTGGGGATCACCAACAAGGAGAATGTTGTTGATCTTCAGCACAGGTACCCCGCCTTACAGGAGAAAAGGAAACCGGAGGATGAAGTGTTGCTTCAAGCCAAGTTGCAGAGACGAAACCCCGATTAA